From Novosphingobium resinovorum, the proteins below share one genomic window:
- a CDS encoding sensor histidine kinase has product MMLIAAGWISFLLLAGGLALDHTVTGIVTRNFDEQLGYMLTGMIGSAEISQDGEVFFLRPLGDQRFLEPNSGLYWQIRAKGHEDFPSRSLWDRSLNVPDGHFDAETHVYDSFQFEGEPLRVMERSIILPGSDAKWMFTVAASRKDLDDQIKMIRSILVYSFVALGVGLLLMAGMQTWYGLFPLRHVRRAIQKLRTTGSSRVNDPLPREVEPLVNELNALLAHTERQAEEARTHAGNLAHALKTPLTVVMNAATAQAPDLADTVIREAAVMRRQVDHHLARARAVGRRAVGQSRAEVWPSLEAVMRAVERLYDQTRLDLDGNHDAIVAMEKQDLEEMLGNLIENAAKYGGGSVFVTVDAAKNERFCEIWIEDDGMGIPEAERTRIFDRGARLDTGKPGTGLGLAIVRDVVEIYGGTVELDESEDLGGLLVKLKLPRTGA; this is encoded by the coding sequence ATGATGCTGATCGCGGCGGGGTGGATCTCTTTCCTCCTGCTCGCGGGTGGACTGGCGCTCGACCACACCGTCACCGGCATCGTCACGCGCAACTTCGACGAACAGTTGGGCTACATGCTGACCGGCATGATCGGCTCGGCCGAGATTTCGCAGGACGGCGAGGTTTTCTTCCTGCGTCCCTTGGGCGACCAGCGGTTCCTCGAACCCAATTCCGGCCTCTACTGGCAGATTCGCGCCAAGGGGCACGAGGATTTTCCCTCGCGCTCGCTGTGGGACCGCAGCCTGAACGTGCCGGACGGCCACTTCGACGCCGAAACCCATGTTTATGACAGCTTCCAGTTCGAGGGCGAGCCGCTTCGCGTGATGGAGCGCTCGATCATCCTGCCGGGCAGCGATGCCAAGTGGATGTTCACCGTCGCGGCCAGCCGCAAGGACCTCGACGACCAGATCAAGATGATCCGCTCGATCCTGGTTTACAGCTTCGTCGCACTCGGCGTCGGCCTGCTGCTGATGGCGGGGATGCAGACATGGTACGGCCTGTTTCCGCTTCGCCATGTGCGCCGCGCGATCCAGAAGCTGCGCACCACCGGCTCCAGCCGCGTCAACGATCCGCTCCCGCGTGAGGTCGAGCCGCTGGTGAACGAGCTGAACGCGCTGCTCGCCCATACCGAGCGGCAGGCGGAGGAGGCGCGCACCCACGCGGGCAACCTCGCCCATGCCCTCAAGACGCCGCTGACGGTGGTGATGAACGCCGCCACGGCACAGGCGCCGGACCTTGCCGACACCGTGATTCGCGAGGCGGCGGTGATGCGCCGTCAGGTCGACCATCACCTTGCCCGCGCCCGCGCCGTCGGCCGCCGCGCCGTCGGCCAGTCACGTGCCGAGGTCTGGCCGAGCCTCGAGGCGGTGATGCGCGCGGTCGAGCGGCTCTACGACCAGACCCGCCTCGATCTCGACGGTAACCACGACGCCATCGTGGCGATGGAGAAGCAGGACCTCGAGGAAATGCTCGGCAACCTGATCGAGAATGCGGCCAAGTACGGCGGCGGCAGCGTCTTCGTCACCGTCGATGCGGCGAAGAACGAGCGGTTCTGCGAAATCTGGATCGAGGACGACGGCATGGGCATCCCCGAGGCCGAGCGCACCCGCATCTTCGATCGCGGCGCGCGGCTCGATACCGGAAAGCCCGGCACCGGCCTGGGGCTTGCGATCGTGCGCGATGTGGTGGAGATTTACGGCGGCACCGTCGAACTCGACGAGAGCGAGGATCTGGGCGGGCTGCTGGTGAAACTGAAGCTGCCGCGGACTGGGGCGTAA
- a CDS encoding chorismate mutase, producing the protein MTQQTSSTVGTVDPVLAGFRSSIDNIDAALIHMLAERFRITKAVGEYKAKTDLPASDPGREERQIARLRKLAEDAHLDPDFGEKFIRFVIDEVIRHHERAKNEG; encoded by the coding sequence ATGACTCAGCAGACTTCCTCGACCGTCGGCACCGTCGACCCCGTCCTCGCGGGCTTTCGTTCCAGCATCGATAACATCGATGCCGCGCTGATCCACATGCTCGCCGAGCGTTTCCGGATCACCAAGGCCGTGGGCGAATACAAGGCGAAGACCGACCTTCCCGCCTCCGACCCCGGCCGCGAGGAGCGCCAGATCGCCCGCCTGCGCAAGCTGGCCGAGGACGCGCATCTCGACCCCGATTTCGGCGAGAAGTTCATCCGCTTCGTGATCGACGAAGTGATCCGCCACCACGAGCGGGCGAAGAACGAGGGCTGA
- a CDS encoding Txe/YoeB family addiction module toxin — MKIVFASRTWEDYQHWVANDRTTLERLNALIEQCRRTPFKGTGKPEPLKGELQGWWSRRINQADRLVYRVAGSGAEQRLEIAQCRFHYV, encoded by the coding sequence GTGAAAATCGTTTTCGCCTCTCGCACCTGGGAGGATTACCAGCACTGGGTCGCCAATGACCGTACCACGCTGGAAAGGCTGAATGCGCTGATCGAACAGTGCCGCCGGACGCCTTTCAAGGGGACCGGAAAGCCGGAGCCGCTCAAGGGCGAATTGCAGGGCTGGTGGTCGCGGCGGATCAATCAGGCGGACAGGCTGGTCTATCGCGTCGCCGGAAGTGGAGCGGAGCAGCGGCTGGAAATCGCCCAATGCCGATTCCATTACGTCTGA
- a CDS encoding ETC complex I subunit: protein MSARIYQRPKNAMQSGKALLDQWTLEFTPSEAKKPDPLMGWAGSGDMQQQVILRFPTSDEAKAYADKYGIEAAIHATPPRRLKIQAYADNFR, encoded by the coding sequence ATGAGCGCACGCATCTATCAACGCCCGAAGAACGCCATGCAGTCCGGCAAGGCGCTGCTCGATCAGTGGACCCTCGAGTTCACACCGTCGGAGGCTAAGAAGCCCGATCCCCTGATGGGTTGGGCCGGTTCGGGCGACATGCAGCAGCAGGTCATCCTGCGCTTCCCGACCTCGGACGAGGCAAAGGCTTATGCCGATAAGTACGGCATCGAGGCCGCCATCCACGCCACGCCGCCGCGCCGGCTCAAGATCCAGGCTTACGCCGACAACTTCCGCTGA
- a CDS encoding DNA polymerase III subunit gamma/tau, whose translation MDDSRDMFGDTPPWDEDDADDKPDAAELEAAGQQSMFGAPEPEATPEPKPTTAELEAAGQSAMFAEATEPAVVPAQPKPVEAPSAKPAPAGTTAQPYRVLARKYRPQTFAELIGQEAMVQTLANAIKRDRLAHAFLMTGVRGVGKTSTARLIAKALNCIGPDGQGGPTIDPCGQCEPCVAIAEGRHIDVIEMDAASHTGVDDVREIIEAVRYAAVSARYKIYIIDEVHMLSRNAFNALLKTLEEPPAHVKFLFATTEVDKLPVTVLSRCQRFDLRRIPAPMLAGHFAHVCAKEGVEAEAEALAMVAAAAEGSVRDGLSILDQAIAHADLDGEGQVRADKVRDMLGLSDKSVQRKLIAAILDGKGGDLLDLVAHQFALGVEPIALMRGLMDLTHRVAVAQVSGSAEAHSTEEREAIEGWAKSLRAGQLHRLWQLLLKGHDEVKSAPDPLVAAQMALLRIMHASDMPDPGALVRKLEEIASRAPAAPVAEQGSAASGAPVAMSPAAISPRWEALVDDVEHAGEMSAANTMRMQVRVVELSPGLLRYAQPPGFNEDIVAVLRGGLQAATGERWQVEKVAGEGAPTLVEVHQVKKTADAEALRSSPLVEATLAAFPGAELIQEDRQAAIGGGGRNWRR comes from the coding sequence ATGGACGATTCACGCGACATGTTCGGCGATACGCCCCCCTGGGACGAAGACGACGCTGACGACAAGCCCGATGCCGCCGAACTGGAGGCAGCAGGGCAGCAGTCGATGTTCGGCGCTCCTGAGCCGGAAGCGACGCCGGAGCCAAAGCCCACCACTGCCGAACTCGAAGCAGCCGGGCAAAGCGCCATGTTCGCCGAGGCAACCGAACCTGCCGTCGTTCCCGCTCAGCCAAAGCCCGTCGAAGCGCCCTCGGCCAAGCCCGCCCCTGCCGGAACGACAGCGCAGCCCTACCGCGTGCTCGCGCGCAAGTATCGTCCGCAGACCTTCGCCGAACTGATCGGGCAGGAGGCGATGGTCCAGACCCTCGCCAACGCGATCAAGCGCGATCGGTTGGCTCATGCCTTCCTGATGACCGGCGTGCGCGGGGTCGGCAAGACCTCGACCGCGCGCCTCATCGCCAAGGCCCTCAACTGCATCGGCCCGGACGGGCAGGGTGGCCCGACGATCGACCCTTGCGGCCAGTGCGAACCCTGCGTCGCTATCGCCGAGGGCCGCCATATCGACGTCATCGAGATGGACGCCGCCAGCCACACCGGCGTCGACGACGTGCGCGAGATCATCGAGGCGGTGCGCTATGCCGCCGTCTCGGCGCGCTACAAAATCTACATCATCGACGAAGTTCACATGCTCTCGCGCAATGCTTTCAACGCGTTGCTCAAGACTCTTGAGGAACCACCGGCGCACGTGAAGTTTCTCTTCGCGACGACCGAGGTGGACAAGTTGCCGGTCACGGTGCTGTCGCGCTGCCAGCGCTTCGACTTGCGCCGTATCCCCGCGCCGATGCTGGCGGGCCACTTCGCGCACGTCTGCGCAAAGGAAGGCGTCGAGGCCGAGGCCGAGGCACTTGCGATGGTTGCCGCCGCCGCCGAGGGTTCGGTGCGCGACGGCCTCTCGATTCTCGATCAGGCCATCGCGCATGCCGATCTTGATGGAGAAGGCCAGGTCCGCGCCGACAAGGTCCGCGACATGCTCGGTCTCTCGGACAAGAGCGTGCAGCGCAAGCTCATCGCCGCGATCCTGGACGGCAAGGGCGGCGACCTGCTCGACCTCGTCGCGCACCAGTTCGCGCTCGGTGTCGAGCCGATCGCGCTGATGCGCGGCCTCATGGACCTGACCCACCGCGTCGCCGTGGCGCAAGTCAGCGGCAGCGCCGAAGCGCACTCCACCGAGGAGCGCGAGGCGATCGAGGGTTGGGCTAAGTCGCTGCGGGCGGGGCAACTCCATCGCCTGTGGCAACTGCTGCTCAAGGGGCATGACGAGGTGAAGTCCGCGCCCGATCCGCTCGTCGCGGCGCAGATGGCGCTGCTGCGGATCATGCACGCCAGCGACATGCCTGACCCCGGCGCACTGGTCCGCAAGCTGGAGGAAATCGCCTCCCGAGCGCCTGCGGCTCCTGTGGCCGAGCAGGGAAGTGCCGCGTCGGGCGCGCCTGTCGCAATGTCACCGGCTGCGATCTCGCCGCGCTGGGAAGCGCTGGTCGATGATGTCGAGCATGCGGGTGAGATGTCCGCCGCGAACACCATGCGCATGCAGGTGCGGGTGGTCGAGCTTTCGCCCGGCCTGCTGCGCTATGCCCAGCCGCCGGGCTTCAACGAGGACATCGTCGCCGTTCTGCGCGGCGGCCTGCAAGCCGCGACCGGCGAACGCTGGCAGGTCGAGAAAGTCGCGGGAGAAGGCGCGCCCACCCTCGTCGAAGTGCACCAGGTAAAGAAGACTGCCGACGCCGAGGCGCTGCGATCCTCGCCATTGGTCGAGGCGACGCTGGCGGCATTCCCCGGCGCCGAACTCATTCAGGAAGATCGCCAGGCCGCCATCGGCGGTGGCGGCCGCAATTGGAGACGTTGA
- the hrpB gene encoding ATP-dependent helicase HrpB, whose amino-acid sequence MSTLPIHAVLPDLLAALRAGTGAVLIAPPGAGKTTALAPALLGEGWCTGTVILLSPRRVAARAAAERMAEGLGEAAGETIGYITRLDVKRSARTRVLVMTEAIFVSTILADPELPGVSAVLFDEAHERHLDSDLGLALAIESRSILREDLRVVVMSATIDGTRFARLLGEGTPVIESAGKAWPLDLRWLGHAPDRRIEDAVTSAVLTAWRETAQEGRGGDVLAFLPGVREIERVAEALVQKLPSALVLPLHGQCEPAAQRAAIRRDPEGRRRVVLATAIAETSLTLDGVSVVVDAGLSRRAEFDKAAGVTRLVTHRASRASAAQRAGRAARQQPGVAYRLWEEAAHAGRPEFDPPEMLTSDLAPLTLALAQWGAGAPEAMAWLDPPPVPALEAARKGLAALGALDKAGRITAFGRKVASLPMDPPQAAMILRAAEHGAGEDAAKLALLLQERGLGGRSDDLAQRLSRWNADRAPRAQASRKLASGWARRAAGLVRAGASDDLPPGVLLALGRPDMLARRRDGSGETWLSAGGRGYVLDPASPLAAREWMVIGDAQGQAKGARILSGASLEIAEVEAWLGDAIERRTILRWNEGDARVEARLERCMGAITLTSGPDPAPDPEAIRAFLIERIRLKGLSLVPLGKGAQGFLRRARYAGIAALSEEALLADLEDWLGPLLGRRLDALDGGALSQALRNRMDWNDQQELERLAPAEFRSPVGTSHPIDYEDEGGPSVEIRVQALFGLDRHPGFGQPSQPLLLKLTSPAGRPLQTTRDLPGFWRGSWRDVQRDMKGRYPRHRWPDEPWNEDPSLKTRNAFEAMKGGGGRKA is encoded by the coding sequence GTGAGCACGCTACCGATCCATGCCGTCCTGCCTGACCTCCTCGCCGCCTTGCGTGCGGGGACGGGCGCGGTGCTGATCGCGCCGCCCGGGGCCGGCAAGACCACCGCGCTTGCCCCGGCCCTGCTGGGCGAGGGCTGGTGCACCGGCACCGTCATCCTTCTTTCCCCGCGCCGTGTCGCCGCGCGCGCCGCTGCGGAACGCATGGCCGAGGGGCTCGGCGAGGCGGCGGGCGAGACGATCGGCTACATCACCCGTCTCGACGTCAAGCGCTCGGCCCGCACCCGTGTCCTGGTGATGACAGAGGCGATCTTCGTCTCGACGATCCTTGCCGATCCGGAGCTTCCGGGCGTGTCCGCCGTGCTGTTCGACGAGGCGCACGAACGCCATCTCGACAGCGACCTCGGCCTTGCCCTTGCGATCGAAAGCCGCAGCATCCTGCGCGAGGACCTGCGGGTGGTGGTGATGTCGGCCACCATCGACGGCACCCGCTTCGCCCGGCTGCTGGGCGAGGGCACGCCGGTCATCGAGAGCGCGGGCAAGGCCTGGCCGCTGGACCTGCGCTGGCTTGGGCACGCGCCGGACAGGCGGATCGAGGATGCGGTGACCTCGGCCGTCCTCACCGCATGGCGTGAGACGGCACAGGAAGGGCGGGGGGGCGACGTGCTCGCGTTTCTGCCCGGTGTGCGCGAGATCGAGCGCGTAGCGGAAGCGCTGGTCCAGAAACTGCCCTCCGCGCTGGTCCTCCCGCTCCACGGACAGTGCGAGCCCGCCGCCCAGCGTGCAGCGATCCGGCGCGATCCAGAAGGACGCCGCCGCGTGGTGCTTGCGACCGCCATCGCCGAGACCTCGCTGACGCTCGACGGCGTTTCGGTGGTGGTGGACGCGGGCCTTTCGCGCCGCGCGGAGTTCGACAAGGCGGCGGGCGTGACCCGGCTCGTCACGCACCGCGCCAGCCGGGCTTCGGCCGCCCAGCGTGCGGGGCGCGCCGCACGCCAGCAGCCCGGCGTCGCCTACCGCTTGTGGGAAGAAGCCGCGCATGCAGGCCGCCCCGAGTTCGACCCGCCGGAAATGCTGACCAGCGACCTCGCGCCGCTAACCCTTGCGCTGGCGCAGTGGGGGGCAGGCGCTCCCGAGGCGATGGCGTGGCTCGATCCGCCGCCGGTGCCTGCGCTGGAGGCGGCGCGCAAGGGCCTCGCCGCACTCGGCGCGCTGGACAAGGCGGGGCGCATTACCGCGTTCGGCCGCAAGGTCGCGAGCCTGCCGATGGATCCGCCACAGGCGGCGATGATCTTGCGCGCCGCTGAACACGGCGCAGGCGAAGATGCCGCGAAACTGGCGCTGCTGTTGCAGGAGCGCGGTCTAGGTGGCCGTAGCGACGATCTCGCACAGCGGCTCTCGCGCTGGAACGCCGATCGTGCCCCCCGCGCGCAGGCCTCGCGCAAGCTGGCTTCGGGCTGGGCACGCCGTGCGGCCGGACTGGTGCGGGCGGGCGCTTCGGACGATCTGCCGCCCGGCGTGCTTCTCGCACTCGGCCGCCCGGACATGCTGGCACGCCGCCGCGACGGTTCGGGCGAGACGTGGCTGAGCGCCGGGGGGCGGGGCTACGTGCTCGATCCCGCCTCGCCGCTGGCTGCGCGCGAGTGGATGGTGATCGGTGATGCGCAGGGCCAGGCGAAAGGCGCGCGCATTCTTTCCGGTGCCTCGCTGGAGATTGCCGAAGTCGAGGCGTGGCTGGGTGACGCCATCGAACGTCGCACCATTCTGCGCTGGAACGAGGGCGACGCGCGGGTCGAGGCGCGGCTGGAGCGCTGCATGGGCGCCATCACCCTGACGAGCGGACCCGATCCAGCCCCCGATCCCGAGGCGATCCGCGCTTTCCTGATCGAGCGAATCCGTCTCAAGGGCCTGTCGCTGGTGCCGCTGGGCAAGGGCGCGCAAGGGTTTCTGCGCCGCGCACGCTATGCCGGGATCGCGGCGCTGTCCGAAGAGGCGCTGCTGGCGGACCTCGAGGACTGGCTCGGCCCGCTGCTCGGCCGCCGTCTCGACGCGCTCGATGGCGGCGCCTTGTCGCAGGCCTTGCGCAACCGGATGGACTGGAACGACCAGCAGGAGCTTGAACGCCTCGCGCCCGCAGAATTCCGCAGTCCCGTAGGGACCAGCCATCCGATCGACTACGAGGACGAGGGCGGCCCCTCCGTCGAGATACGCGTGCAGGCGCTGTTCGGGCTCGACCGGCATCCCGGTTTCGGTCAGCCGTCGCAGCCGCTCCTGCTCAAGCTGACTTCGCCCGCCGGCCGCCCGCTCCAGACCACGCGCGACCTGCCGGGCTTCTGGCGCGGATCGTGGCGCGACGTGCAGCGCGACATGAAAGGCCGCTACCCGCGGCACCGCTGGCCGGACGAGCCCTGGAACGAGGACCCCAGCCTCAAGACCCGCAATGCCTTCGAAGCCATGAAAGGTGGTGGAGGCCGCAAGGCGTGA
- a CDS encoding type II toxin-antitoxin system Phd/YefM family antitoxin, whose translation MEVLPFSEARANFKALMDHVVDDRSPVIVTRQKAEAVVVVSLSDWNAMAETMHLVSTPANSTRLRDSVRELDGGEGQERNLVQP comes from the coding sequence ATGGAAGTGCTCCCGTTCTCCGAAGCGCGCGCCAATTTCAAGGCGCTGATGGATCATGTGGTGGACGATCGTTCACCCGTCATCGTTACACGCCAAAAGGCGGAAGCGGTGGTCGTGGTCTCGCTGTCCGACTGGAACGCAATGGCCGAAACCATGCACCTTGTCTCGACCCCGGCGAATTCGACCCGCCTGCGCGATTCCGTTCGGGAACTCGATGGGGGGGAAGGGCAGGAACGCAATCTCGTCCAGCCATAG
- a CDS encoding putative bifunctional diguanylate cyclase/phosphodiesterase: MNVAGQYPLSVAQYLRLREHIPPLYGLLSINAAVLAFTHRQLAPTLLVYTIPSILIAACVVRMIVWTRPVKPADLEPEAVRRRLRRTHFFAVAFSMAFVAWSLTLDQYGGPYEHGHVAVFVSVTVLGCVFCLSFLPRAAMAVCVTVLGTFLTYSLFIGHEVLVAIAANITLVAIGILKILRDSYRSFVDLETSQRDLNNERQQAQILGEENARLAQTDALTGMPNRRFFFATLEGLLERAGPDDRFSVGLIDLDRFKPINDTHGHAHGDRLLQIIGARMNAACPPDAIVARLGGDEFGLIVMSGPPEAERVASDLCRAIREPARIGDIMVSVGCSAGLAVYPETAASANLLFDRADFALYHAKNHKRGQCVLFSQELERLIRSEQALDAALQLADLESELSLNYQPIVATDDLDTIGVECLARWHSPRLGDIAPELLIASAERVGRARDVTLTLFDKALDALARLPAGLRLSFNLSGNDICNPQTIDALLQRMAASACDPRRVLIEITESSLISEFAIASAALERLRQTGMRIALDDFGTGYSSLSSLHQLPLDMVKIDRSFAVRLDEASGRRLITAIRHLARSLSLECVIEGIETENQFVSARLAGFSLAQGYFIARPMPLARLLDRLAHPGTARWDAVAG, from the coding sequence ATGAACGTTGCCGGTCAGTACCCTCTCAGCGTCGCGCAGTATCTGCGCCTGCGCGAGCACATACCACCGCTGTACGGGCTGCTTTCGATCAATGCCGCCGTCCTGGCCTTCACCCATCGCCAGTTGGCGCCAACATTGCTGGTCTACACGATCCCGAGCATCCTGATCGCGGCGTGCGTCGTGCGCATGATCGTCTGGACCCGCCCGGTGAAGCCCGCCGACCTCGAACCCGAGGCGGTCCGCCGACGCCTGCGCCGCACCCATTTCTTCGCGGTGGCCTTTTCGATGGCCTTCGTCGCCTGGTCGCTGACGCTGGACCAGTACGGCGGCCCTTACGAGCACGGCCACGTCGCCGTCTTCGTCTCGGTAACGGTGCTGGGCTGCGTATTCTGCCTCAGCTTCCTGCCCCGCGCGGCCATGGCGGTCTGCGTCACCGTGCTGGGCACGTTCCTCACCTATTCGCTGTTCATCGGCCATGAGGTGCTTGTCGCCATCGCCGCGAACATCACCCTGGTCGCGATCGGTATCCTCAAGATCCTGCGCGATTCCTACCGGTCCTTCGTCGATCTCGAAACGTCCCAGCGCGACCTCAACAACGAGCGCCAGCAGGCGCAGATACTCGGCGAGGAGAATGCCCGCCTCGCCCAGACCGACGCATTGACGGGGATGCCCAACCGCCGCTTTTTCTTCGCCACGCTGGAAGGCCTGCTGGAGCGCGCCGGACCCGACGACCGCTTCAGCGTCGGCCTCATCGACCTCGACCGCTTCAAGCCGATCAACGACACTCACGGCCATGCCCATGGCGATCGCCTGCTGCAGATCATCGGCGCGCGCATGAACGCCGCCTGCCCTCCCGACGCCATCGTCGCCCGGCTCGGCGGCGACGAGTTCGGGCTGATCGTCATGAGCGGGCCACCCGAGGCCGAACGCGTCGCGAGCGACTTGTGCCGCGCCATCCGCGAACCCGCACGCATCGGCGACATCATGGTTTCCGTCGGCTGCTCCGCCGGCCTTGCCGTCTATCCGGAGACCGCAGCCAGCGCCAACCTGCTGTTCGACCGCGCCGACTTCGCGCTCTACCACGCGAAGAACCACAAGCGCGGCCAGTGCGTGCTGTTTTCGCAGGAACTGGAGCGACTGATCCGCAGCGAGCAGGCACTTGACGCAGCGCTGCAGCTGGCCGACCTGGAGAGCGAGCTGTCGCTGAACTACCAGCCGATCGTGGCGACCGACGATCTCGACACGATCGGCGTCGAATGCCTCGCCCGCTGGCACTCGCCCCGGCTGGGCGACATTGCGCCCGAACTGCTGATCGCCTCTGCCGAGCGCGTCGGGCGTGCACGCGACGTCACGTTGACGCTGTTCGACAAGGCGCTCGACGCACTGGCGCGGCTGCCTGCCGGTCTGCGCCTGTCGTTCAACCTGTCGGGCAACGACATCTGCAACCCGCAGACGATCGATGCCCTGCTCCAGCGCATGGCCGCTTCCGCATGCGATCCGCGCCGCGTGCTGATCGAAATCACCGAATCCTCGCTGATCTCGGAGTTCGCCATAGCCAGCGCCGCGCTTGAACGGCTGCGGCAGACGGGGATGCGGATCGCGCTTGACGATTTCGGCACCGGCTATTCCAGCCTGTCCTCGCTGCACCAGTTGCCGCTGGACATGGTGAAGATCGACCGCAGCTTCGCGGTGCGGCTGGACGAGGCTTCCGGCCGCCGCCTGATCACGGCGATCCGTCACCTCGCCCGCTCGCTCTCGCTGGAATGCGTGATCGAGGGAATCGAGACGGAGAACCAGTTTGTCAGCGCAAGGCTGGCAGGGTTTTCGCTGGCGCAGGGCTATTTCATCGCCCGCCCCATGCCGCTGGCAAGACTGCTGGACCGCCTTGCCCATCCGGGAACAGCCCGCTGGGATGCGGTGGCGGGCTGA
- a CDS encoding response regulator transcription factor: protein MRILIVEDEPTLGNQLKTTLEQNGYAVDLSADGEDGHFLGSTEDYDAVILDLGLPEIDGLTVLGMWRREGRTFPVLVLTARDSWSDKVAGLDAGADDYLAKPFQTEELIARLRALIRRASGNTSSELTAGPVRLDTRSGRVTLSGEPVKLTAQEYKLLSYLMHHKGKVVSRTELIEHIYDQDFDRDSNTIEVFVTRIRKKLGADVITTIRGLGYSLDDPAEPGRG, encoded by the coding sequence TTGCGCATCCTGATCGTCGAGGATGAGCCCACCCTGGGCAACCAGCTCAAGACCACGCTGGAGCAGAACGGCTATGCCGTGGACCTCTCCGCCGATGGCGAGGATGGGCATTTCCTCGGCTCCACCGAAGACTACGATGCGGTGATCCTCGACCTCGGCCTGCCCGAGATCGACGGACTGACCGTGCTGGGCATGTGGCGCCGCGAGGGCCGCACGTTCCCGGTGCTGGTGCTGACCGCGCGCGACAGTTGGTCGGACAAGGTCGCGGGCCTCGATGCCGGCGCCGACGACTATCTGGCCAAGCCGTTCCAGACCGAGGAACTGATCGCCCGCCTGCGCGCGCTGATCCGCCGCGCCTCGGGCAATACCTCCAGCGAGCTGACGGCGGGGCCTGTGCGCCTTGACACCCGCTCGGGCCGCGTCACGCTGTCCGGCGAGCCGGTCAAGCTGACCGCGCAAGAATACAAGCTGCTGTCCTACCTGATGCACCACAAGGGCAAGGTGGTCAGCCGCACCGAACTGATCGAGCACATCTACGATCAGGATTTCGACCGCGATTCGAACACGATCGAGGTCTTCGTCACGCGCATCCGCAAGAAGCTGGGTGCCGATGTCATCACGACGATCCGCGGCCTTGGATACAGTCTCGACGATCCCGCCGAACCCGGCCGCGGCTGA
- a CDS encoding polyprenyl synthetase family protein: MSADIVPLQTRRQQPSLAPMLALTASGMNSVNAVILDRMQSEIPLIPALAGHLISGGGKRMRPMLMVAAAELCGYQGNRHHKLAAAVEFLHTATLLHDDVVDGSDMRRGKAAANIVFGNPATVLVGDFLFTRAFELMVEDGSLKVLRVFSKASSIIAAGEVDQLTAQRRIETSEDHYLQIIGSKTAALFAAATRISAIVAEKSEAEEMALDAYGRNLGIAFQLVDDAIDYDSEVTESGKDKGDDFREGKMTLPVILAYARGNAEERKFWEDAIAGFRTEDEDLAHAVELINRHGCVEATRERARLYAQRAIDAIAGFPAGEARNAMAEAVEFAVARRY, encoded by the coding sequence ATGAGCGCAGATATCGTCCCCCTGCAGACGCGCAGGCAGCAACCCTCCCTGGCTCCCATGCTGGCGCTTACCGCGTCCGGCATGAACAGCGTCAATGCCGTCATTCTCGACCGCATGCAGAGTGAGATTCCCCTTATTCCCGCCCTTGCCGGGCACTTGATCTCGGGCGGCGGCAAGCGCATGCGCCCGATGCTGATGGTCGCGGCTGCTGAGCTGTGCGGCTACCAGGGCAACCGCCACCACAAGCTGGCCGCCGCCGTGGAATTCCTCCACACCGCCACGCTGCTTCACGACGACGTCGTCGACGGTTCGGACATGCGCCGGGGCAAGGCTGCCGCGAACATCGTGTTCGGCAATCCGGCGACGGTGCTGGTGGGCGACTTCCTGTTCACCCGGGCTTTCGAACTGATGGTCGAGGACGGCAGCCTCAAGGTTTTGCGGGTCTTCTCCAAGGCCAGTTCGATCATCGCGGCCGGCGAGGTCGACCAGTTGACTGCGCAGCGCCGGATCGAGACGAGCGAGGACCATTACCTCCAGATCATCGGCTCCAAGACCGCCGCGCTCTTCGCCGCCGCCACCCGCATTTCCGCGATCGTTGCGGAAAAGAGCGAGGCGGAGGAAATGGCGCTCGACGCTTATGGCCGCAACCTCGGCATCGCCTTCCAGCTGGTGGACGATGCGATCGACTACGATTCGGAAGTGACCGAATCGGGCAAGGACAAGGGCGACGATTTCCGCGAGGGCAAGATGACCCTGCCGGTGATCCTCGCCTACGCGCGCGGCAATGCCGAGGAGCGCAAGTTCTGGGAGGACGCCATCGCCGGTTTCCGCACCGAGGACGAAGACCTCGCTCATGCGGTCGAACTGATCAACCGCCACGGCTGCGTCGAGGCGACCCGCGAGCGGGCACGGCTTTACGCCCAGCGCGCGATCGACGCGATTGCAGGCTTCCCTGCGGGCGAGGCACGCAACGCCATGGCCGAGGCGGTGGAGTTCGCCGTTGCGCGGCGTTACTAA